AACCGGCGTGAGCTAGCTGAGTTCCGCAATGCCAAGCTTGGTTTCATCTTTCAGTTCCATCATCTGCTGCCGGAGTTTACCGCAGTGGAAAATGTAATGATGCCGGCGCTGATCTCCGGCTTGAGAAAAAATGACATTTACGATAAGGCGGTCACTCTGCTGCGCCGGGTTGAGCTCGACCACCGCATCGATCACAAAATCAACAACCTCTCCGGCGGCGAACAGCAGCGCACCGCCCTGGCCCGCGCCCTGATAATGCAGCCAAAGCTGTTATTGGCCGATGAGCCTACCGGAAATCTCGACAGCCGCTCCGGCGAAATTGTCTTCGACCTGTTGCATGAGCTTTGCCGTGAGCGCTCCCTGGCGATGATCATGGTTACGCACAATATGGATCTTGCCGGCAAGATGGACAGCGTTCATACCCTCCGCGACGGCGCTTTATTGCCTACTTCTTCTTCCTGAGGCCAAACCCTTCCAGTAAACTTTTCCCTGATTCTTCAAGGGACTTGATCTTTTCCTTTGCCGCTTCGGGATCTCTTATGGCCTCCTCAATGGTTTCACGATCGGCAATCTCACTGAGGTCAATACTGTAACGGGGTTCGGCAAAGGTGCCTTCAATGCGGAGCGGTACCGGCAGTCCCGATCGTTCGGCGACATCTCCCTGCCCTTTCAATGTTCCCACTATCTTGGGCTTCACCCTCATATCCAGTGTTTCTTTTACCAAATCTGCACTGCCGACCGCCTGGACCCGCAGCAGCGGTGAAAGTAAAGATGCATCCTGCGTTTTAAAAACCCCATTCTCTAGGATGAAAGGGACGCGCAATTCAGCAAAATCGGTACGCGGCTTCTCCTTTGGTTTTTGATAGCCTGTTCCTGCGGCAAGAGTTCTGGCAATCTCGGCAATATCAATACCGACCAGAGCGCCATCAACAAACTCCAGGTTACCTGAGCCGTTGAGGCTTTTCTTTATCTCCGAACCGTCACCGGCGAACTGTACATCTACGACGGCTCCCATTGTTCCCTCAAGAACATCCTTTTGCAAAATATCCTGCAACAGGGGACCGACCACTATATTTTCGGCCTTCAAATCAACTTTGCCCTGCGGGCTATCCTGTTCGACATTGAGGCTGCCGATAACTTCGATAATTCCCTGGTAGGTATCCATGCGGCTATCCATATCAAATTTGCCGTCACGACCAATTATCTTCAGGGAAATATTTTCCACTCTCGCTCCATGGGCCGTCAATTCGCCGATATTGGCCTGCCCGTCCAGCACAAGCTGTCGTAAGGGCTGGTAATCGAAGTCGGCAGGCTGGGTGGGCGGGGCGTCCTCTCCGGCAGTTTGAGCAGGAACTTCCTGCTGTGCCGATGTTTGCGGAGCCGCGGTGCCTGCATCCATTTCCGCTTCTTCCTGTTTTTCCGGAGGCGGCAGGTATCTGTCTATATTTATAGTATCAAGGCCCAACTGCAAGGATATATCAGGTTTGGCCATATCCTTAACAATGGCGTTGATCTGCAAGCTGGATTCATCAAGTGTCATTACACTATCTTTTACACTGATGCGGGAGGGGTTCCCCTGTACATGGAGATCGAAGGCCATATTATCGAATACTGCAGGATCTGCGGTTTGCACAGGCAGTTGCATGTTCAGTGATTCAAGGAGGCGGCGTGGAGAAAAGTCTCCAGCCTGAAGTTGCAGGTTAAATTTCGGCTCTGTTGCCGGATTTTCCAACTCACCTTTGAGAGCGACAGTGAGTTCCTCCATCGCATTGACGGTGAGATCGAGCAAGATGGTTCCTCGTCCCGGCTCTTTTCCTATCGGTCCTACGGAACCTGCAACGTTGAGCGGTTTGCCTTCGAGGTCAGCCTGAAAAAAGATATCAACGGGCTTTTCGAGCGACACATTATCAAGACGGAGGGTTATATCAGTAAGTTCACGACGCAGGTCTTGGGCCTCATCCACAAAAAGGACACGGCCACCGCTTACCGTCACTTGTTCGACATCGAGAGAGCTCACCGAAAAACCCGAAACGGCGCCATCCTGTTCTTGAACCTTCTCTTCTTTCTTCTCCTGGCCGGCAGCAGGCTTCTCTGTTTTCTTCTTCATCTCCCAGTTCACACTTCCGTCGGCCAACCGGACAAGCTTCAGTTCTGGATCCTTGATGACAAAAGTATCAATTTCAATGTTTCTTGAAAGAAGCGGTAAAAGCTTTACCCTGGCCTCGAAAGAACCTACCTTGATGAAATTTCCGCCGCCATACTCTTCCGGGTTGGCCATACTGGCCTCGTTGAAGGATAAACCAAACCAGGGGAAAATCGAAATATCAACATCATTGCCAAGCTTAAACTCCCTTCCCGCAGCCTCAGTTACTCTCTGCTCTATCTTCGGCAGATATTTTTGAACATCTATAAATCTCGGTATTACCAATACTGCTGCCAGCAGCAGGACGAGGATTCCTACTGCCAGTGCCGACAACCAGATAAAAACTTTTTTCATAACAAAGCTCCAATTTGATCTAACCCAGCTAAGCTGGATATATGGTTTGGCTGCAGAGGCCAATTTATTGATTTAAATAGATATTTTACCATTGTTTTCTGCGCCCCTCAGGAGGGTTCTGAACCGAGTGGAAGTTTTTCAAGAGAGGCATTAAACAGCCTGCTATAAGGAAATTACGTACGGACAGCTGTAATGCGTCTCATTGAGAATGATCTATTCACCTGAAGATACTTACACATCTACCTGAAAAGGATGATAGTGAATATGCACACGTCTCAGGAATTCGACTTCTTCCAGCAGCCGTTCTTCCACGGCCGTGGCAATTGCGTCACCTTCTGCTACCCGAAGGTCCCCATGAACCCCTATAGTCAAGTTCATCACCAGATAAGGTCCGAAGCGATGGGCATGAACCTCCTCTACTTCCAGAACGCCTTCCTGCTTCATCAGAATGTCCCCGACCTTGACCGCCAGGGCTTTGCCCGGAACTGTATCCATAAGATCGGCTGTCGAAGAGCGTAGAATATCTATTCCGGTAATCAGAATTATAATCGAAACTATAGCTCCGGCCAATGGGTCGACCCATGGATAGCCCATTCTGCCGAAATAGATACCCGCTGCAGCTGCCGCCGACGCAAAAATATCATTTCTGTGATCATAACCAAGGGCGATAACCGCACTGTTCCGGGTTTTTCTGCCGATTCTTCCGGTCCAGCCGGCAATCCATATTTTGACGACAATTGTGCCAAGGGCAACCCATAATGCTATAATGGCTGCTCCGGTAAATTCTCCCTTGCCGGTAATCAGTTCATATACGCCGTTGATGGAATTCCAGAAAATGGCGATGGCAGTGGAAATCACAAAGGCACCGACCACTACGGCGGCAATGGTTTCCATCTGGTCATGCCCATAAGGGTGCTCATGATCCGCCGGTTTGCTGGAAATTCTCATGCAGATGCTCATGACCACCCCGTAGGCCACATCTGAAGTGGAGTTGATGCCATCAGCCAGGAGCGCCGGGCTGTTTCCGAAAATACCGATGAAGGTCTTGGCTACTGCCAGAATGGTATTGACTCCCAGACCGGCATTAATCGCAAGACTTCCCTGCTTTTTTCTTTTCTCACTCTCCCTATCGTTCATGTCTGGTGATATACTGCCTGCAGCATTGCTCTTTCCGAAAGCCAACTCTTTCCTTTGTAGGATATTCATTTCGTCATAATAATCATTAATAAAGTTGACGGCTTAGTAAAAATCTTTTTTTCTCCTGTAATTGTGACTAATACAGTGCTTCGGAAAATATTGAAATGCGGTAGATTTCCGCAAAGAACACGACAAGGATGGCAGTGGTAAATTCGGTCAAAATATTCAACCTCATACTCCGCCGTACCTTCAATCTCGCGACCCCCGGCAGGTATCAAAAGAAGTAGCGGGGTTGTACAAATAAGCACCAGTGATTAAAATCTTTTGTCGGATATAAAATCCGGGGAAGATCCCCTTAATTCAACAATGGAGACTCGAATATGGCGAAAAAACTATGGATCGATGAAGATGAATGCATCGGCTGTGAGAGCTGTGTTGAAGTATGTCCGGAGGCCTTTGTGTTCGACGACGATGCCGCCAAAGCCTACGTCAAGGATGGGGCTACCGGCGAAGAGGATTGTGCAGAGGAGGCCGTGGCATCCTGTCCTGCCGAATGCATCTATCTTGAATAATCGCAGATATCGGGTGACGCGTATTTGAGCGGGCACCCGTATTTTTCAGAACAGAAGGGTGCCGCGCCCTTCTGTTCCGCCACGAGGATTCCTCTTTCTTAACCACGGCCTGATGACCCGACCTGATGCCGTTAAAAAAACCTGAATCCCCTAGTCAGCTGTGGGTCTAAAAATCACTTCCAATTATGGTTTTCCCTCCGGGGAACCTCATCAAAAATTTTGCGACGTCATCTTGACAGAGGCCAAATCGGGAAGTACTCTGGATTATTAATAATATATTCGCTTGTTTTTCTAGAATCCAAACCGGAGGTATCCTATGGCCCGTGGACTAAGTATTGTTCTTGCAGCTGTATTTCTCAGCATCTTCTCTTCAGCCGCTTCAGCGGATGAAGCGCTTTCCATCAAAGTCGGCTATATGATGCTCAGCCCCGGCGGAGATCTGGCGGCAGAGGTCAACGGGCTCGGAACAAGGGTCGATCTTGAAAGCGATCTCGATCTGGATGACAGTGATAATATTATGGCTGAAGTTGCTCTGGCTTTAGGAGATTTCAAACTGACCGCAGGATACATGCCCCTCTCTTTTGAAGGCAATTCCATCCTCAGCAGATCCGTTCTTTTCGATGGCCGGCTTTACCCGGTCGGGTCATCGATAGAGAGCAGTGTAGACCTGGATATCCTTGATGTTGGCCTGACCTGGTACTTTATCAACATGGACGACACCCCAGCCCGCCTTCAACTGGGACTTGAACTGGCCGCAAAAATCACCGCTGCCGAAGCTTCACTTGTCGATCGGCGCAGAGGAATCACGGAATCAGCCGATACCACAGTGCCCATACCTACTTTGGGTTTACGTGGACGAATAGCACTTTCCGACTTGATAGGCATCAACGGCAGAGTCGGTTATCTTGGCTACAGCGACAATCACTTCATGGACGCAGATATTCAGCTGGAGTTTTCTCCGTTGCCGTTGTTCGGCGTCTTCGCCGGCTACCGGTATCTGGATATCTCTATTGATGAGTCCGATGTTTATGTGGATGCTGATTTTTCAGGCTTCTATGGCGGCGCCTTGCTCAGATTTTAATTCAACCGTTTTTGCCGATTAAACGGGTTTGTCATGACCCGGCCAATACAGCCGGGTCGATCTTCACAGGCATTTTTTCTAATGCCATCTGCTATACCCTTGCCGCCAAAGATGCTACAATTGATGGACTCGCTGAAAGCATCCTTACTGGCTTAAACTCCGGCTCGATCCACTTGAGGCCGTCGAAGATAGGGTTTTGCGACGCTATCACGACAGGAACATGAGAAACCACTCTTGAAATACGAGAGGTTACCGATGCAAACCATGAAGGCTCTGGTCAAATCAAAGGCGGAAGAGGGACTCCGGCTGGAAGAGGTACCCCGCCCCACACCGAACAGGACTGATGTTCTTATCAAAATCCTCAGGACAGCAATCTGTGGTACCGATATGCACATCTACAACTGGGACGATTGGGCAAGCAAAACAATACCCGTGCCCATGCATATCGGTCATGAGTTTGTCGGGGTGGTGCAGGAAGTCGGCAGTGATGTCATCGATTTTTCCGCCGGTGATCTGGTTTCAGGCGAGGGTCATCTGGTCTGCGGCAGATGCCGCAACTGTCTTGCCGGCAGAAGACATCTCTGCAATTCCACTAAAGGCATCGGCGTTGACAGGTCCGGTGCCTTTGCCGAATACCTTCTCCTGCCGGTTACCAATGTCTGGTATTGCGACCCTGATATCCCCCTGGATGTTCTTGCATGCTTCGATCCTCTAGGAAATGCAGTTCATACAGCACTCTCCTTTGATGTTCTCGGCGAAGATGTGCTTATAACCGGCGCCGGTCCCATCGGCTGCATGGCAGCGGCCGTGGCCAGACATGCCGGCGCCAGGCATATAGTTGTCACCGATGTCAATCCCTACCGTCTGCGGCTTGCTGAAAAAATGGGTGCCACTCTCGTCATAGACGTTACCTGCGAGAACCTTGCCGCCGCTCAGGAAAAGCTCTGCATGAAGGAAGGATTTGATGTGGCTATGGAAATGTCGGGGAATCCGGCGGCATTCAGCTCGATTCTTGAAAATATCTGCCACGGCGGAAAAATCGCCCTTCTCGGCATCATGGACAAGAGCTCACCCGTCGACTGGAACAAGGTGATCTTCAATGGGCTTACCATCAAAGGAATCTACGGCAGGCAGATGTTTGAAACCTGGTACAAGATGACTTCTCTTATCCAGTCAGGGCTCGATATAACGCCATTGATAACCCATAAATTTCATTATACCGATTTTGAAAAAGGCTTTCAGGCCGTTAAATCAGGAGAATCCGGCAAAGTTGTCCTCACATGGGACGACTGAAACAAGGAATCTTTCGTTTAACAACCGAACCGAAGCATCGGAGGAAATACAATGTCAACAGACAGGCTTGATGCCGCGCTGGAACTGGAACTGGAAAAACTTCAGCTTGAAGGCCGGGCAAAACCACGGGAACGGGTGATACGCGGCTATATACCTCCACGGGAAAAATCCGGCCCCAGATATCTGCTGGAAGGCAGTACCAGAGAATTTTTGCGGATGAACTCCAATTCCTATCTTTCCCTGTCTCATCATCCCAAATTGATCTCGGCTGCCGATCGGGCGACCCACGAATTCGGAGTTGGCCCCGGAGCAGTACGATTCATCGATGGCACATACAGCTATCATGCTGATCTGGAAAAGAGAATAGCAGCCTTCACCGATAAGACGGCGGCCAAAATTTTCAATTCCGCCTACACCGCAAACTGCGGTCTGGCGCTCTCTATCAGCAGCCCGAAAACATACTGGATCGGTGATCAGCTCAATCATAATTCAATCATCAGGGCCATGCGAATTGCCGGAGTTGCCCGCAGCAACAAAGGTATTTTCAAACATAATGACATGGATGATCTGCACCGATGTCTTGAAGAAGTCGACAGTGAGATAGAGAGGGTGGTGATCATTTTCGACGGCGTATACTCCATGCGCGGAGACACGGCTCCCATCGATCAGATCAACGCTATTGCCGCACAATATCACTCCCGCTTCAAGGACGGTGTGATTACAGTCGTCGATGATTCCCACGGCATCGGCGCTTACGGCAGAACAGGCAGAGGCACATCGGAATACTGCAAGGCCCAAGCGGATGTCATTGTGGGTACTTTCGGCAAAGCCTTCGGAGTAAATGGCGGATTCATCGCCGCAACCAAAAAGATCACCGAAGCGGTCAGACAGAAGGCGGACACGTATATCTATACAAATCCCCTGTCGGTTGCCGATTGTGCCGCAGCTACCGCTGCTCTCGATATTTGTGACGGCGAAGAAGGAAGAGCTCTGCTTAAAAACCTCCTTGCACGGCAGGACCAGTTCAGGAGCGGCCTCAAAGACCGCGGTAAAGAAACCATCGATGGTCCTCACCCGGTAATACCGATGTTGGTGCGGGATACTGCGAAGACACACGATGTGGTCAACAAGCTTTACGAGAGAGGCATTCTGGTTGTCGGTCTGACTTTTCCCGTGGTGCCGCATGGCGATGAGAGCATTCGCTTCCAGATCAACGCCGCTCATAAAGAGGATGATATCGCATTTGCCCTCGGGGCACTGGACGACATCTCAGCCTAATTCATAATTCCTTTGATCCCTTTGATCAATCATGGATCAGGAACAGTATATCTCCTCTCCTCAGATTACCGAAAGTAGTCTTGCCCATGGACATGATCGTAACTCGGATTACATAAAAGTAATCACGTTGTAATTAGAACTGAAACAGCGGATAGAGAAATAAATCTATTGCCAATATATGCCAGTATTTACAATAACTTGGTTGAATATTTAAAATCTTTCAGAAATTGGCATTGAGGTTGCATTGCACGTTACAACCCTTAAACCACCCCCCCCAACCGGGTGAGAGTGACACATGTGTCACTCTTGCCTGGTTTCTTTTTTTCTCCACGACTAAATCAGGTATAGTGACAATCCACCTAAAAAAACCATAAAACTGTAAGGCAGAACCAGAGCTTCCGAGGAAAAAGCCCTGCTTCCCTTGAAGTGCGCCATGATCCGGTAAATCGCATAAAAAGAGGCGAGCATGCCTCCCGATACCGTAATGGTCTGCAACACCACTGTTGAATCCTCACTTAAAATTCTCTGAGGTATATACCTCGCTTCAACCCCGAGCAGTTCAAGCAAATTTGGCCATATCCTCCAGGCATCCTGCATAAACAGATCAAAATGCACCGCCAGATAGCAGCCCAGTATCAATGGAATGAAGCCATAACCAAGCATGGGTTTGAGAGAATTCTCTTCGACTTCGGCATATCTGGCGACAAGAGAAACCATTATCAGATAGCCAATCTGGAACAGACAGATCAGTCCGAAAAAGAAAAAGCTCTTGAGAAGATACGGCGGCAGGCCTGACAACAGAGGCAACGATTCTGTGGTGAGCCGCTGCACCAGAACCGAGAATTCTTCATGCAGTGCAAAGGGGAAAAATATGGCCCCCAGTGAAACGACCAGGAAGGAATCGGCCCTCCTCGGGGTATCCAGATCCCACAACTCTTCAGGGGTCAGGCGCAGATTGAGATGTATAGAGCTATTATCACAGCTTTTTATGCACTCGGCGCACATGATGCAGTCCCTGTTGTTGTCAACCAGAAAAGGATGTCTGAACATTGGGCAGCCCCCCTGGCCCTCATCACCGCGAAAGCAGACATGCTCACGGCATCTGTTAAGGCAAAGATGCCTGTTGGCCCGCAGCTCAAGAACGGCAGGCATGGCAAAGATAGCGTTGATAGCGCCTAGCGGGCATATATACCTGCACCAGACTCTCCGTTTGTAAAAAATGGAAAAGATGAAAGACCCGGCTGAGACGGCAACAATTACCGATGCTGTCAGCATCGGATTGCTATAGGCATCCCAGACAAGTTCCACCCACAAAACCAGGATACACAGCAGAGCCATGATCCATCCCGAATATTTTTTGATGAATTGTGGCGTCGCCCTGTCCGGCTTGACTATTGCCTGGATAAGCTTGCCTGGAACGGCCAGCGTGCATACAGAACACCAGGTCCGGGCAAGGAAGAAGAATGAAAAGAACAGCAGCGGCCAGCCTATTGCCCAGCTCATGGTGATGCCGATATTCCTGCCTGCCTCTGCCGGGCCGAGAAAAAGTGCAGCCACTGTCGCCAGAAGCACCATTCCCACCACAAATCGAGGTACAATTGGAAATATATTGCTTTTGAGAAAGTTTTTGACGCCGGGTATTCTGAGAAGATTGAACTCCCATTTTCCTTCAGTCTTGGGAAGCCCTAAAATAATCTGCCCGGAAAGAATGGTATCGCTCCGGGACAGCATGACGGCTCTCTGAATAACGCTCTGTAGTTCGGGAAGATTGCCGGGCCAGTCATAATTCATCAACAGCCCCATGGTGTCAGGAGAAATCGACAGAATATTTTTACCATATTCCCTGTTGTAGCGTGTGAGAAAATGATCGATGAGGCGAGGCAGGTCTCGTTTCTGTTCACACAGTGACGGGACACGGTAGTGCTGTTTCTTTAGTTCGGCAAACAAAGCCGGTAAAAATTCATCGGCACTTTCGAGCTTGGCCGGCATGCTGTCGCAGACAAGGATAAGACGGACCTGAAAAGGAACTTCTTCGTTGCTTCCTGTTCTTTTGAACGAGCGGCTGGTTAAGGACTGGAAAATTTTTTGCTGCACGGGGAAGCTGAGAAGCTCAGGATGGAGCAGGACTACGGTCCCCCCTGAAAACTGTTCAAAAATACCGGATTGTCTGACCTGGGCGAAAGGAAAGGTATCCTGCGGAGTTCCAAAAAGCTTCTCCGGAACCAGCTCCTCACTAAAATCTCGCAATTCCAGCTCGACATAGGGACCATCGGCATATTCAGACTGCTGATGGATCTGTTTGGCAAGAAATTTTTTGCCGGTTCCCTTTTCACCCGACAGCAGAACCGGAGCCAGATTGCTGGAGAATTTCCCGGCGATGGCCTGAGTGCGTCGGGCGGCACTGGATGGCCGCGCTTCACCATCGAGCTGTTGTCCGGAATTGCCGGTAATGAGCAGAAAGTCCTGGAACTGTTCATCCCGTACAAACTTTTTATCAGCCCTTACGGCGGTCTCGGCCTGATCCTGAAAAGAAACCCGCAGACGCTCGGCCAAGGCAAGATTCATCTGCTGGTAGATGGTCCGATCACTTAACAACGCCTGCTCGAAGAGCAGTTTGTCAAAGCAGATGAGGGCAATTTCCCCTACAGCTTCAGCTCCCAGAGAATGGGGTTTTCCGGTGAGCAGTGAGGTCTCTCCGAAATGACCGCCCGGCCCGATTCTACCAACCACCGACTTGGTCCCATCCTTGTGGGTTAAAACCAGTTCGACTTCTCCTATGCCGACCACATAAAAATCCGTCCCCTGATCTCCCTGCTCATAGATCGCCTGCTCACCGCCGAGATACCGTACCGTCGAGATTTCTGCAGCGGCCAGTAACTGGCTGGGCCCAAGCTTTTTAAACAGCATCGAGGACCCAAGAATTCGTGCAACCGTTTGCTTTTTCATACTACTTCGAAAATTACTCCGACCTCCAGTCGCAAAGCCTGCTCCAGCCTCCCGGGGTTGACATTGATTTTATAATTTGAGGTGCCTGCCGAGAACCTCGGCAATAAGAGGGGCAACAGAGTAAATATCAAACAGATCATCACTCATGCGCCCGGGATAGGTATCGGAACCGATAACCTTTGAAATAGGGCTGTTCATAAATTTTTTTCGCGCCTGCCCCGACATCACCAGATGGGTGGCCAGGACAGCCACATCATTTGCTCCGGCTTCCATACATCGCTCCGCGGTCTGTAGAATAGTACCTCCGGTACGGATCATATCGTCGCAGATGATAACGTTTTTCCCTTTAACCACACTTGAAACCTGGCTGACAATTGTTTTATCCCTGTCATACCGGTCCTTGTCCGCTGCCGTATGGGGGCAATCCAGCCTACTGGCAAGACGGGCCACCCTTTTGGAGAAGCCATAGTCGGGAGAGACCAGCACATAGTTTTGCAGGCCGCTCTGGCGAATTTTTTTTACAACAAGGCTATCCGTCCAGATATGGTTTGTACTGATCTCTCCTCCATGAGCATGAAGCACTGCTTCCGAATGCAAATCGATAAAGGCGACGTAATCCGGTCGAGCCCTGAAAATCTGGCGGGTCCGTGTTATCCCTTTGGGAATTTCATTGGTTCCCGGCTTTACTCTCTCCATTGTCGAATAGCCAAGGTAAGGGATGACCACGTTTATACTTGAGGCGTTGAAGTAAATGCCTCCCTGGATGAGATCGATGAGTTCCTGATGCGCATTACTGCTCTGGGTGGCGCCGATGAGTATCAAATTTCTGCCGGCAAGACTACACGGGAAGGCATGATGCTGCTCCCCGTCGGCAAAGCGCTGGCGGATCATTTCACTAAACGGTATCCCCAGTGCATCTGCAACCTTTCGTCCCAGGTCGGTGGAGGCCTGATTGGCTATCAGTATGGGCTCATCCTGTTCGGTCATGTCTTCTTTTCCGGATCTGAGGTTGACAAATCAGAATGGAGAAACACCTGCTATAAGGACGCAAGGATAGCATCGCCCATGGCAGCGGTGTTCACCGCTTTGCTCTTGTCGCGGGCTATATCAATGGTATGAATACCCTGCTCCAGGGTTTTCTCCACAGCTGCATCGATGGCTGCGGCCGCTTCATCGAGATTAAAGCTGTAGCGCAGCATCATGGCGGCTGAAAGAATTTGAGCGATGGGGTTGGCAATGCCTTTACCGGCAATATCAGGCGCCGAACCGCCCGCAGGTTCATAAAGGCCGAATTTGTCGAGATTCAGCGAAGCAGAGGCCAGCAAGCCCATGGATCCAGTAAGCATGGCCG
This window of the Desulfopila inferna genome carries:
- the tdh gene encoding L-threonine 3-dehydrogenase, whose translation is MKALVKSKAEEGLRLEEVPRPTPNRTDVLIKILRTAICGTDMHIYNWDDWASKTIPVPMHIGHEFVGVVQEVGSDVIDFSAGDLVSGEGHLVCGRCRNCLAGRRHLCNSTKGIGVDRSGAFAEYLLLPVTNVWYCDPDIPLDVLACFDPLGNAVHTALSFDVLGEDVLITGAGPIGCMAAAVARHAGARHIVVTDVNPYRLRLAEKMGATLVIDVTCENLAAAQEKLCMKEGFDVAMEMSGNPAAFSSILENICHGGKIALLGIMDKSSPVDWNKVIFNGLTIKGIYGRQMFETWYKMTSLIQSGLDITPLITHKFHYTDFEKGFQAVKSGESGKVVLTWDD
- a CDS encoding AsmA family protein, with translation MKKVFIWLSALAVGILVLLLAAVLVIPRFIDVQKYLPKIEQRVTEAAGREFKLGNDVDISIFPWFGLSFNEASMANPEEYGGGNFIKVGSFEARVKLLPLLSRNIEIDTFVIKDPELKLVRLADGSVNWEMKKKTEKPAAGQEKKEEKVQEQDGAVSGFSVSSLDVEQVTVSGGRVLFVDEAQDLRRELTDITLRLDNVSLEKPVDIFFQADLEGKPLNVAGSVGPIGKEPGRGTILLDLTVNAMEELTVALKGELENPATEPKFNLQLQAGDFSPRRLLESLNMQLPVQTADPAVFDNMAFDLHVQGNPSRISVKDSVMTLDESSLQINAIVKDMAKPDISLQLGLDTINIDRYLPPPEKQEEAEMDAGTAAPQTSAQQEVPAQTAGEDAPPTQPADFDYQPLRQLVLDGQANIGELTAHGARVENISLKIIGRDGKFDMDSRMDTYQGIIEVIGSLNVEQDSPQGKVDLKAENIVVGPLLQDILQKDVLEGTMGAVVDVQFAGDGSEIKKSLNGSGNLEFVDGALVGIDIAEIARTLAAGTGYQKPKEKPRTDFAELRVPFILENGVFKTQDASLLSPLLRVQAVGSADLVKETLDMRVKPKIVGTLKGQGDVAERSGLPVPLRIEGTFAEPRYSIDLSEIADRETIEEAIRDPEAAKEKIKSLEESGKSLLEGFGLRKKK
- a CDS encoding sigma 54-interacting transcriptional regulator, with product MKKQTVARILGSSMLFKKLGPSQLLAAAEISTVRYLGGEQAIYEQGDQGTDFYVVGIGEVELVLTHKDGTKSVVGRIGPGGHFGETSLLTGKPHSLGAEAVGEIALICFDKLLFEQALLSDRTIYQQMNLALAERLRVSFQDQAETAVRADKKFVRDEQFQDFLLITGNSGQQLDGEARPSSAARRTQAIAGKFSSNLAPVLLSGEKGTGKKFLAKQIHQQSEYADGPYVELELRDFSEELVPEKLFGTPQDTFPFAQVRQSGIFEQFSGGTVVLLHPELLSFPVQQKIFQSLTSRSFKRTGSNEEVPFQVRLILVCDSMPAKLESADEFLPALFAELKKQHYRVPSLCEQKRDLPRLIDHFLTRYNREYGKNILSISPDTMGLLMNYDWPGNLPELQSVIQRAVMLSRSDTILSGQIILGLPKTEGKWEFNLLRIPGVKNFLKSNIFPIVPRFVVGMVLLATVAALFLGPAEAGRNIGITMSWAIGWPLLFFSFFFLARTWCSVCTLAVPGKLIQAIVKPDRATPQFIKKYSGWIMALLCILVLWVELVWDAYSNPMLTASVIVAVSAGSFIFSIFYKRRVWCRYICPLGAINAIFAMPAVLELRANRHLCLNRCREHVCFRGDEGQGGCPMFRHPFLVDNNRDCIMCAECIKSCDNSSIHLNLRLTPEELWDLDTPRRADSFLVVSLGAIFFPFALHEEFSVLVQRLTTESLPLLSGLPPYLLKSFFFFGLICLFQIGYLIMVSLVARYAEVEENSLKPMLGYGFIPLILGCYLAVHFDLFMQDAWRIWPNLLELLGVEARYIPQRILSEDSTVVLQTITVSGGMLASFYAIYRIMAHFKGSRAFSSEALVLPYSFMVFLGGLSLYLI
- a CDS encoding aminotransferase class I/II-fold pyridoxal phosphate-dependent enzyme, which gives rise to MSTDRLDAALELELEKLQLEGRAKPRERVIRGYIPPREKSGPRYLLEGSTREFLRMNSNSYLSLSHHPKLISAADRATHEFGVGPGAVRFIDGTYSYHADLEKRIAAFTDKTAAKIFNSAYTANCGLALSISSPKTYWIGDQLNHNSIIRAMRIAGVARSNKGIFKHNDMDDLHRCLEEVDSEIERVVIIFDGVYSMRGDTAPIDQINAIAAQYHSRFKDGVITVVDDSHGIGAYGRTGRGTSEYCKAQADVIVGTFGKAFGVNGGFIAATKKITEAVRQKADTYIYTNPLSVADCAAATAALDICDGEEGRALLKNLLARQDQFRSGLKDRGKETIDGPHPVIPMLVRDTAKTHDVVNKLYERGILVVGLTFPVVPHGDESIRFQINAAHKEDDIAFALGALDDISA
- a CDS encoding cation diffusion facilitator family transporter; this encodes MNILQRKELAFGKSNAAGSISPDMNDRESEKRKKQGSLAINAGLGVNTILAVAKTFIGIFGNSPALLADGINSTSDVAYGVVMSICMRISSKPADHEHPYGHDQMETIAAVVVGAFVISTAIAIFWNSINGVYELITGKGEFTGAAIIALWVALGTIVVKIWIAGWTGRIGRKTRNSAVIALGYDHRNDIFASAAAAAGIYFGRMGYPWVDPLAGAIVSIIILITGIDILRSSTADLMDTVPGKALAVKVGDILMKQEGVLEVEEVHAHRFGPYLVMNLTIGVHGDLRVAEGDAIATAVEERLLEEVEFLRRVHIHYHPFQVDV
- a CDS encoding ABC transporter ATP-binding protein, producing MALFQAKQVAKNYDDGTKKIEVLKGIDFAISPGEMAAIIGASGSGKTTLLQVCGTLAAPDSGDLLFEDSSLLKKNRRELAEFRNAKLGFIFQFHHLLPEFTAVENVMMPALISGLRKNDIYDKAVTLLRRVELDHRIDHKINNLSGGEQQRTALARALIMQPKLLLADEPTGNLDSRSGEIVFDLLHELCRERSLAMIMVTHNMDLAGKMDSVHTLRDGALLPTSSS
- a CDS encoding ferredoxin; this translates as MAKKLWIDEDECIGCESCVEVCPEAFVFDDDAAKAYVKDGATGEEDCAEEAVASCPAECIYLE
- a CDS encoding ribose-phosphate diphosphokinase, translated to MTEQDEPILIANQASTDLGRKVADALGIPFSEMIRQRFADGEQHHAFPCSLAGRNLILIGATQSSNAHQELIDLIQGGIYFNASSINVVIPYLGYSTMERVKPGTNEIPKGITRTRQIFRARPDYVAFIDLHSEAVLHAHGGEISTNHIWTDSLVVKKIRQSGLQNYVLVSPDYGFSKRVARLASRLDCPHTAADKDRYDRDKTIVSQVSSVVKGKNVIICDDMIRTGGTILQTAERCMEAGANDVAVLATHLVMSGQARKKFMNSPISKVIGSDTYPGRMSDDLFDIYSVAPLIAEVLGRHLKL